The Streptomyces sp. NBC_00306 sequence CAGTCCCGCGTGCTCGGTCAGGACGGAGTGCCAGGGGCCCGCGGCGACGGCCACGAAGTAGGTGGCGAGCGGCGGGGTGGGGGCGCAGGTCCAGCGCCCGTCGCCGAGGTCGGTGGCGATGGAGTTGCCGAGGACCTTCCAGCCGGCGGGCGCGGTGACAGTGACCTCGAAGACGGCCTTGAGGTCGGGCTGGTCGAAGGCCGGGAAGACGCGCTGGACGTCCTCCATGAACAGCTGGGTGTAGACGTAGGTCTCGCCGTCGGTGGGGTCGGTGAAGCGGTGCATGCCCTCACCGGTGCGGGAGTACCGCATGCTCGCGTCGAGGTGCAGCTCGTGCTCGCCGGCGCTCAGGCCGCGCAGCGCCAGCCGGTTCCCGGTGAGCGTCTCGGGATCGATCGGCTGTCCGTCCAGGGTGACGGAGCGCAGGACGTCCGGCTTGACCTCGACGAAGGTGTCCCCGTCCGCCCGCGCGGTGAAGTGGATGACGGTACGGGAGTCGAAGGTCTCCTCCCCGGTGGTCAGATCGAGGTCGATCGAGTACCGGTGGACGTCGAGGAACTGGGCACGGGTCTGCGCTTCGTCGCGCGTCAGGACGGACATGAGGGCCATGCTGCCTGATGGTCCCGCTCCCGCACACGGGGTATCGGTTGCGCTGAGAGCGCACGCCCCGCGCGGTGCGCCCGCCGCGGGTCGTCTCCGCGGCACGGCGTCGGGGGCAGCGGCGCCCGCCTCGGGTCGTACTCGCCGGCGCGACGCCGGGGGCGGCGCCGCCCGCCTCAGATCATCTGCGCGGCGCGACGTCCGGGTCGGCGGCGATCGTCTCGTGGTGGCGGATCACCTCGGCGATGATGAAGTTCAGCAGCTTCTCGGCGAACGCGGGGTCCAGTCTGGCGCTCTCCGCGAGCTGGCGCAGCCGCTCGATCTGGCGGGCCTCGCGGTCCGGGTCGGCGGGCGGCAGATGGTGCTGGGCCTTGAGCCGGCCCACCTGCTGGGTGCACTTGAAGCGTTCGGCGAGCATGTGGACGACGGCCGCGTCGATGTTGTCGATGCTCTCGCGCAGGCGGTTCAGCTCGGCCCGCACGTTCTCGTCGATGTCCCTGGTGGTCATGGTCAGCGAGCTTACGACGATCACGTGGAGATCGTCGGGGGGTGTTCGGGGTCCGGGATGCGGTTGCTCCAGCCGCCGGGAACGGCGCGTCCCTGCTGGGCGCGGAAGCGGACGGGCGCGGTTCCGACACGGCGGGTGAACAGCCGGGAGAAGTAGGCCGGGTCCTCGTAGCCGACGCGGCGGGCGACGGCGGCGACGGGGAGCTCGGTCGCCACGAGCAGTTCCTTGGCCCGGCCGAGCCGGATGCCCAGGAGGTAGTCCTTGGGGCTGCATCCGGCGCCCCGGCGCACGGCGGCGCGCAGTTCCGCGGGGGTCATGCCGTGGCGTGCCGCGTGCTCGGCGACCGACAGCGGCTGGAAGGCGTCGCGGGCGAGCGCGCCGAGTACGGGGTCGCCCTCGGCGTTGGTGTCGGCGCGGGCGCGGCGCAGGGCGACGAGGAGTTCGTGCACGGCGGCGCCGGTCTCGACCTCCAGGAGCGGATTGCCGCGGCGGGCGGCCCGGGCGATGCGCCCCACGGCGGCGCGCGGGGCCGCGGTGTCGGAGAGTGGGACGACCGGCCGGTGGGGCTCGATGTAGCCGAGTTCGGTGTAGGTGGCGGTGGCGGGTCCGGAGAAGTCGACGAAGCTCTCGTCCCAGCCGCCCGTCGGGTCGGGGCCGTAGTGGTGGGGCACTCCGGGTGTGAGCCACAGCAGGGCGGGCGCGGTGACGGCGGTGCGCTGTCCGTCCGGTTCGCGGAACCAGCCGCTGCCCGCGCTGATCACGACGGCGACATGGTGGTCCAGGGTGCGGGGCCCGACGGTGGGCAGCAGGCCGTGCTGGAGTCCGACGCCGAGGCAGACCAGGCCGAGCCGCTGGTGCACGGGACCCGGGGTGAAATAGCGCATCCAGGTGTGGTACATCCGCTTTCGTCCCTCTCCCCGGCCGCGATCAGCCTGCGCGTGCGTCCAAACAGCGCCGATCTTTGTCCATGGATTCCTCCGCCGCCAGGGGGCGATGGTGAGCGAGGCGGGGGGACATGGGTGAGGGGTGGGACGTGACGGAGTTCACGGTCGGTGACGAGGATTTTCTGCTGGACGGGCGGCCGGTGCGGCTGCTGTCGGGTGCGCTGCACTACTTCCGGGTGCACGAGGGGCACTGGGACCACCGGCTGGCGATGCTGCGGGCGATGGGCCTCAACTGTGTGGAGACGTACGTCCCGTGGAATCTCCACGAGCCGGCGCCGGGCCGCTACGCCGACCCGGAGGCGCTGGGGCGGTTTCTGGACGCGGCGCACCGGGCGGGGCTGTGGGCGATCGTGCGGCCGGGGCCGTACATCTGCGCCGAGTGGGAGAACGGCGGGCTGCCGCACTGGCTGACGGGCCGCCTCGGCCGGCGGGTGCGCACCGACGACGCCGAGTATCTGGGGCATGTGGAGCGCTGGTTCACCCGGCTGCTCCCGCAGGTCGTGGCGCGGCAGGCGGACCGCGGCGGACCGGTGATCATGGTGCAGGCCGAGAACGAGTACGGCAGTTACGGCACCGACGGCAGCTATCTGCGCCATCTCGTGGATCTGCTCGGGGGCTGCGGGGTGACCGTGCCGCTGTTCACGTCGGACGGGCCCGAGGATCACATGCTCACCGGCGGCTCGGTGCCGGGCGTGCTCGCGACGGTGAACTTCGGGTCGGGGGCCCGTGAGGCCTTCGCGACACTGCGCCGTCACCGTCCCGGCGGCCCGCTGATGTGCATGGAGTTCTGGTGCGGCTGGTTCGACCACTGGGGCAAGGACCACTCGGTACGCGATCCGGCGGATGCGGCCGGGGCGCTGCGGGAGATCCTGGACGCGGGGGCCTCGGTCAATGTGTACATGGCGCACGGCGGTACGAGCTTCGCCGGCTGGGCGGGGGCGAACCGCTCGGGCGAGCTCCAGGACCAGGAGCTCGAACCGACCGTGACCTCCTACGACTACGACGCACCGATCGACGAGACGGGCCGTCCCACGGAGAAGTTCTGGCGCTTCCGCGAGGTCCTGGAGCCGTACGGGGACGGGCCGTTGCCCGATCTGCCGGCGGAGCCCGTCGTGCTGGGCGCCCCGGTGGGGGTGGAGTTCGACGGCTGGGCGCCGCTCGGTGACGTCCTGGAGGTGCTCGGCGACGAGGAGACCGAGGGCCCGGTGCCGCCCACCTTCGAGGAACTGGGCGTGGACCGCGGCCTGGTCCGCTACCGGGTACGGATTCCGGGGCCCCGCCGGCCGTATCCGCTGCGTGTGTACGGGCTGCGCGACCGGGCCGTCGTGTACGTCGACGGGGCCCGGGCGGGGGTGCTCGGCGGGGAGAACGAGGCGCTGGCGGAGCCGGTGGCGGGGCCCGCGGACGTGGAGCTGTGGGTGGAGTCGCTGGGGCGGGTCAACTACGGGCCGCGGACGGGCGAGCCGAAGGGGATCACCGGCGGGGTGCTGCACGAGCGCCAGTATCTGCACGGGGTGCGGGCCGGTGCGCTGCGGCTGGACGCGTTCGGTGCCGCGGCGGTCGCGAAGGTGCCGTTCCGGGCGGCCGATGCGGGTGCCGCGGGTCTGTACCGCGGCTCGGCCGTCGTCGAGCACGCCGGTGACGCGCGCCTGGAACTCCCCGGCTGGACACGGGGGTTCGTCTGGGTGAACGGCTTCTGCCTCGGCCGCTACTGGGCCGAGGGACCGCAGCACTCGCTCTTCGTCCCCGGCCCGGTGCTGCGGGCGGGGACGAACGAGGTGTGGGTGCTGGAGCTGGAGGGGGCGGGAGCGCCGGCCGGGGTGTTCAGCCCGGTGTGACGCCCCCGCCGGTGATGCGGTCGAGAACGTCCCGGTAGACGGAGCGCTTGTCGGGGCGTGCGTGGTCCAGGGCGTGCCGCAGGGCGGAGGCGGCGGGTGTGCCCCACAGGGCGAGCCCGTCGGCGGCCGCCGTGCGGACGACGGGGTGCGGGTGTTCGAGCAGTCCGGTCACCACCGGGATCGCGGGCGTCCAGCGCGCATGGCACACCGCCCGGACCGCCATGCGCCGTACGTCCGGCTGCGGGTCGTGCAGCAGCACCGACACATGGCCGAGATGGGTCTCGCGGTCGAAGACCGCACGCGAGGTCCGGTAGGCCTGGAGACGGACCTTGGTCCGCGGGTGCTCCAGCAGTGCGCCGATCACCTCCCGCAGTCCGCGGTCCTCCTCGGCGGCCCGGCCGGTGTGTTCCACGGAGCCCGGGCCTTCCTGTTCCTCGATCAGCCGCAGGAGGGCCCGGCGTATCTCGTCCGGGGAACCGGTATGCGCCAGGGCGGGCAGTTCGGTGCGGGCGGCGGGCCGCCGGGGCCGCGCCGTCGCGGGGCGTTCGCGGAGCGCCGCGAGCGCTGCGGCGTCGTCGTGTGGGGCGTCCGGGCCGCGCAGCGGGCCGTCCACCAGGCGGAGTTCATCGGCGAGATCGGCACGCCCTTCCGCGCGCAGCCGGGCGTCGAGGCGGGTCAGTGCGGGGGTGCGGAGCAGGGGCCGCCCCGCGAGCAGGTCCAGGTATCCCCAGGCGCCGGCGGCGAGCCGGTCGTCGAGGTGGCCGGCGAGGACGTCGGCGGGGACCCTGCGCAGGGCCCGTGCCGCCTGGGGACGGATCGCGGCCGGGCCGTGCTCCCACCACCCGAGGAGCAGAGGCAGCAGGGCCGTCGGATCGTCCGGGTCGAGCAGCAGCGCCAGGGCCACCGCCCGGTCGGGCAGGATGCCCTCCGCGCTCAACTCGGCCGCGTCGAGGGCCCGCAGGGAGCCGGGGCCGGGCGGCACGGTCACCCGGCCCCGGAGGTACGCACGCAGGACGTCGAGCCGGACGCCGGGCTCCGGCCAGTCCACCAGTGCCCGGGCGGCGGCATCCCGGCGGTCGGCCTCGGGCGCGTCCAGCAGGGCCAGCAGGCGTCGCCGCAGGGCCGCCGAACGCGGCTGGTCGAGATCGTCGCCGTGCACGGTCCGCGCGTCGGGTGCGGGTGCCGCGGCCGATTCGGCGATGGTCCACGGCGGGGCGCCGAGGGGCTGGAGTTCGGTCATCCGGTCGACGAGTGCGGCCCGGACCTCGGGTACGGCGCCGGCGTGGGCGCCGATCAACGCGGCCAGCAGCTCCCGCGAGCCGGGGGCGTGCGGGGAGCGGCGGAACTCCTCCAGGGCGTCCGACGTCTGTACGGCGGCGTCCAGTGCGGCCGGCCAGGCCGGGTTCGCCGCCTGCTCGGTGGGCGGCGGGACGGCGAACGCCTCGCGCAGTACGGCGGTTTCGGCTTCCCAGGGGTCGCCGCCGAGCCGGGCCGCGGCCAGCGCCGAGTCGAGGTCACCGCGCACGAGTACCGCTCCGCAGCGGCGCAGCAGCGCGAGGGTGACGCGGCCGGCGCCGGGTGCCGGGGGCAGGGCGCGTACGGCGGCGGCCACCACCGGCCGCTTGACCGCGGGCAGTTCGGGCGCGACGGCGTCGAGTACGGCGAGAAGGCCGGCCCGGTCGGCATCGGACGCATGGGTGAGCTGGTCCAGGACGATGTCGGCGGACCGGGCGAAGGCCGCCAGTTCGACGGGCGTCCAGGGCGCGGGGCACAGGCTCAGGGTGAGTCGCAGGATCCGGCCGCGAACCGCCGGGCGGGGCGAGGACGCTGCCAGCCGCAGCCAGTCGCCGAGCAGGGGCCGCAGTTCGCGCAACCGGTCGAGGGACGGCGGCTCCTGGCGTTCGGCGATCCGCAGGGCGATCGCGGGGTCCCAGCCCCCGGTCAGCAGGGAGGCGATCTCGGTGTCCGTCGTCTCCTCCGGTCCGGGCCGGCGGCCGGGGGCGACGACGCCGTGACGGGCGGCCGCTCCCGTGATCTCGGCGAGCGTCCCGGAGGCGAGGCGGACGCGGCCGGTCACGGCCAGGGCGAGCAGCACCGGGGCCGCCGGTGAGCGCTGGGTGTCCAGGGCGAGGAGCGAGCGTGCGGGCAGGACGCCGTCGAGGCCGGCCAGCAGCAGGTCGCGGGTGCGGCCGTCGTCCTCGCGTTCGGCCGCGGCGATCAGCGTCGCCGCGTACGCGTCGCCGAGGACGGCGCGCAGTGCCTCGGTCAGGGACGCTCGCAGGCCGGGGTTGTCGTGACGGCCCAGCCACAGGAGCAGCTTCGGCACCGCCTCGGGGCCGCCGGCACGGACCAGGACCTCGGCGGCCGTCTTCTTGATGTTCATGGTGGGACGGTCGAGACAGGCGGCGATCGCACCCGCCGCCCAGCGTGCCCCGGCCTGTCCGAGCGCCAGCAGTGCCTGCCGTACGGTCTGGATGTCCTCGGCGGCGGTCAGGGGGATCAGCGTCGCCGACAGGGCGCGGGCGTCGGTGCCGGAAGTGTCGCGGGCGAGCAGGGCGATCACGTGCTTGCGTATGTGCCGGTCGCGGTGGCGCAGCAGGCGGTGCACCTGGGGGCGGGTGTGGGCGTGAGGCGTCCGGAGGAGGACGTCGAGCAGGACGGTCCGCTCAATGTCGGACAGGCCCGGCCGCTCCAGCAGTTCCAGGGCCAGGGTCGCGACGAGCGCGTCACCGGCCTCCCGGGGACCGGCCGCGTCGAGCAGGCACACCGGGCGGATCCTGCCCCGGACGTGCAGCCGGCCGCCCAGGGCGTGCAGGGCGTCCAAGGCCTCCTGGGGGACGACGGGTTCGCCGCCCGGCCGGCCGTCGTGCCGGGTGCCGGCGGACCGGGGTTCGGCGGACCGGGGTTCGGCAGGCGGGCGGACGTCGTGCCGGGCGTCGGCGGTCGGCTGGGGGGAGGCGGGCTCTCGGCCGTCCGGGTCCCGCCTGTCCGCCACCTCGGCGACGATGCGCAGCAGCAGGTCCGCGAGGACGGGCAGGGTGGCGGCGTTGCCGTTGGCCGCCAGCCGGCACAGCGCCGTCACCGGCCGCGCGGGGTCGAGATGCGAGCTGAGGAGCGCCAGTTCGCGGTCGTCGGGGCCGCCGAGGTCCGCCGCGACGCGGTCGGGCAGATCGGTGGGATCGAGCCGGCCGAGGATCCGGCGCCGCAGCTCCGGGTCCTCGTTGAGCAGCCACAGCACCTCCAGGGCGTGGTGCCGTACGGCGCGGAGATGAGGCACGACGGCAGCCGCGTCCCCGTCACCCTGGGAGCCCGCCGCCGGGTTCGCCGCCGAGTTCGCCGAGCCCGACGCCGACGCCAACTCCTCCTTCCCCAGACCGATTCCCTGAGCGAGTACCTCAACCGTCCGCCGGCCGCCGATGGCCTCCAGCGTGCGCAGGGCGGCCGCGGGCGCGGAGGGCAGGAGACCGAGCACCGTCTCCTCCGCGTCCGTGTACCGCAGTGCGCGGATCGCGTCGAGGAACGGCTCCGGCCTCGCGGCGAGCGGCAGCAGGCGGGTGACGGCCTCACCGACCGGCAGGTCCCCCGCCCCCTGGGCGGCCAGCGCGACCAGCAGATCGAGCCGCCGCGGGCTCCGGTCGTCGGGCGCGGTCTCCGTCAGTTCCCGGAGCACCGCCCGCCGGCAGGTGAAGAGGACCGTCGCGACCTCGTCCGCCGGAATCGAGTGGTCGGTGAGCGCGAGAGCGACGACGGCGGGGACGTCCTCGTCCTGCGCGAAGTGTCCGCGCCGGTGCAGTCCGCTCAGACAGGTCAGGACCGGCCTCCCGAGAAGCAGCGGGTCCGTCCCGGCGAGGGCCGTCAGCGCGCCGATGTCGTCGCGTTCCGCCAGGTCTCCGAGGAGTTCCACACTCCGTTGCCGCAGCGCGGGCGGCAGCCCTGTGTCCTCGGCGACCTGTCGCAGCAGGTCCGCGTGCCCGTGGCGGGCCGCTGCGGCGAGCGCCGCGGCGGCCCCCTCGGGCCGGGCCGCGGACGAAAGGGGGGTGAGGAACGGCGCCAGGCGCGGCAGCGGGAACGGTTCGAGCGCCGCCCACGGCTCGGCGAGTTCGCTCAGCGCTCCGGCCACGACGCCGTCGCCGGCGGCGCCGAGCAGGGCGGACAGGCGGGCGCGCACCAGCGACGGCCTGAGCAGTCCGGCGTGCAGCCCTTCACGGAGCAGACGCAGCGCCTCCCCCTGCACCACGGGGTCGTCGGTGTCCGCCAGTTCGCTGACCAGCCGCTCGGGCCCCGGGGCGTCGAGGGCACGTGTCTCCCGCAGGGCCTGGTACAGCAGCTCGTCCCGCGGCTGCGTGCGTACGGCCTCCGGACGGTGCAGCAGTTCGGCCCGCAGCCAGGCGATCCGCACCGGCATCGGCAGTTCCGCCGTCCGCCAGGCGGGCCACCTCCGCGCGGGGACATGCTGTGCGAGTCGTCCGTACAGTTCCGCCTGTACGAGCGCCGCTTCCGGTGGGGCCGCCACGTCAGGCGGCAGCAGCCCCGCGAGTTCGGCTCCCTCCGACCCCTCGTCCCACCGGGCCGAGGTCACCCGCTCCCGCAACAGCACCAGGCCCAGGTGGCTGGTGTGCGGGTCGGGGTGCCCGATGAGCCGGGCGAGGTCGGACGGCGCGCACACCAGTGGGTCGGTGTGGCGGGCCGCCTCGCTCTCGCCCCGGCTCGGGGCCTGCCGGGGCGCTTCGTCGGCCGGAGTCGTCATGGTCGGATCGTAGGCGCGGCAGTCACCGCCCCACCAACGGGATTCACGGCGCCCCGGGTCCCGCCTCCCGTACCTCGAAGGTGTCGAGGACGAATTCCGCCGTGCCGTCGTCACCGACCTTCCGCAGGCCCACCCAGGTCTCGCCCGCGTCGTCGGGAGCGGTGAACTCGTACGCGAAGGACACCGGGTCCGTCGCCACCGGCAGCGGCACGCGCGTGAGTTCGCGGTCGTCGGCGCCCGTGACCCAGGCGTACTGGCCCGCCTTCTCGTTCTCGTAGCGGAACGAGACACGGTAGCGGGTCCCCGGCCGGAACCGGACGGTGTGCTGCACGGTCCGGTAGACGAGACCGCCGTTCTCGCCGCGGGACTTGAGCGACTCCGTCCCGTCCACCACGTCGTCGATCGCCTTGCCGTTCCAGCCGCGCTGGGTGAACGGCGCGTGCCGCTGGGCGATATGGGTCCGCGGGTCGGTCGCACCGCCCGCGTCGCCCTTCACGAACACGCCCCAGCCCTGCGGCACTTCCTGGAAGTCCTCGTACGCGACGGTGTCCGGCTTCGCCGTCCGGCGCGCGGCGACGACGCGGACGTTGTCGAAGCGGACCCGCGGTGCGCCCGCCTCGGCCCGCAGCGTGAGGATGACCGGCCCGCCGCCCTGGGGGACGGTGAAGTGGGTGAACATCCGCTGGAAGCGGGTGCCGTGCTTGCGGTCGGCGGCGACATGGTTGCCGGCGGTCGAGATGTCCGTCCAGTTGGCGGCGGTGACGCCGTCGGCGGTGCGGACCTCCAGGCTCGCCCTGCGCCGCTCCCCCGCCCGCTCGCCCACCTCGACCTGCACGGAGGCGGCGTACGTCCCGGGCGCGAGCCGCGCGAGCCGCTGCCCGGCACAGGCGGCCGCGCCCGCGCCGATGACCAGTTCGTGGTCGCCGAGCGGGCTGAGCACCACGGAGGCGGGGCCCTCCACCGTCCAGCCGTCGAGGGTGCCGGCGTGGAAGCCGGGGTCGTGCACGGGTGTCGCCTCGCCCCAGCCCGGGTCGCCGCCGGCCCTCACCCGTGTGCGGTGGACGACGTACGGCTGCCCGGCCTCGGCGTCGAGGGTGATGCGGCCGGAGCGTACGGGCAGTTCGGCGGCGTGCACCCGGCCTTGGTCGGTGAGCCGGTAGAGCTGGACCCGCGCGGCGCCGGACCAGCCGCGCGGCAGCCGCCAACTGGTGGTGCCGCCCTGGGGGTTGTAGTGGTAGAGCTTCGCGGGATCGGTGGCCCGGCGCGGCTCCCAGGGCAGCAGATAGGCGCCGCCGTCGTAGACCACGCGGCCGTCGGTGACGATGCGGCGCGTGCCGCCCTCGTCGGAGACGGTGCTCGGCCCGAAGAAGGTGATCTCGTGGTCGGTCCAGCGCTTGATCGGGTGGGCCTGGAGATACTTGGCGGGCAGGGACTCGGTCCAGATCAGCTCGTAGAAGACGTTCCAGTCCGTCTTGCCCACCCAGCCCTCGAAGTTGCCGGTGCGCGGGATGCCCAGCAGGGTGGGCCACTTGTCGGCGAAGACGTCCTTCTGGTGGTTGCGGATGAAGCGGATCAGCCGTGAGTTGACGCCGCGCGAGGTGTCGGGGCCGTAGTCGGTCTCGGTCGCCCAGTGCGACCAGAGCGCCGAGCGCTCCAGGCCGTGGCCCCATTCGGTGGTGACGAGCCACCCCTGTTCGCGCAGCGCGCGCTGAAGCCGGTCGGAGGTCCAGCCGGACTCGCGGAAGACGTCGATGTAGAGCGTGGTGAGGGCGGGGTCGGTCTCGGCCCGCAAATCGGCGAAGCGGCGGACGATGTCGCCGGAGACCAGATCCCGCCGCTGGTCGATGCGGTACGACTGGTCGAGCCAGTCCCACTGTTCGTTCGTCTTGTCGACCAGGGTCTCGGAGAAGGCGTTCGCGACGGGGTAGGACTCGGTGGCATTGACGTGCACGCCGAAGTCGCTGTTCCACTTCCTGCCCTGACGCACCAGGGTGTTGAGGTCGGCGAGTCCGCCGGCGCGCCGGTTGTGGTTGCCGGCGTAGTCGGGGTGGGCCGAGTCGTGGCCCTCCGACTGGTAGCCCTTCAGCAGCGTGTACTGGCGCAGTCCGTCCGTCGCCAGCGAGATGCGCTTGACGTGGTCGAGAGTGGCCAGAAACGGATTGGTCGCCTGCGAGGCGAAGTTGAAGGGGATGTGCGGGACGACCCGCAGATGCTGCTCGTCGGCGCCGAGCGGGTCGATCATGATGTCGCGGAAGGCGATGGCGGCGTCCTGCCAGTCGACGACGCCGTCCCCGTTGCGGTCGCCGGTGATCACGACGGTGGCGTACGGGAGGGGTTCCACCGCGTCGAGGGGTGCGGTGGCCGCGCGGTGGGTCCACTGCCCGGGGACGAGGTGCGCGGTGACCAGCCCGTCGGTGACGGTCGTCTGCCGCCAGAGCCGGCCGTTGTCCCAGGTGGCGCCGGGAGTGGCGGCGGGGTTGTCGTAGACGGTGTTGGTCTCCACGGCGCCGCCGAGCCTGTCGTGCGCGACGACGGCGTAGGCGCAGCCCGTCGGGCTCGCCTCGGCGGGCGTCTGCGGGGTGAGGGTGACGAGCGTGTCGCCGCTGCCGGCCTTGTCCAGCGCGATACGGGCGGCGTACAGCGTCGCGCCGGGCTGGTCGCTGCGTACCGCGAGGAGCGCGAGGCCGGGGATCTCCAGGGTGCCGACGCGCAGCGCCTCGGTGTCGGCGATGCGGGTGACCCGCCAGTCGACCGTGCGTCCGTCGACCCGGATCTCGACGTCGATCTCGGTGACCGCGCGCTTCTCGGTGGACCGGTCGCCGCCGGTGGGGCCGAAGGCGAGGGTGTACGCGATCCGGTCGCGGCGGACCTGTGCGGTGACCTGCGGCGTACGGGCCACGGAGTCGATCAGCACCGAGGTGACGCTCCGCTGCTGCCCGTACAGCTTGGCGCCGGTGCCGCGGTCGGTGTACGACACGATCCGCGGGAAGCCGCGGTCGACGAGGACGTCGAGGTCGCGCGAGCGCAGGACGGTCTCGGGGGCGGCGGACCCGTCGGCTGCGGCGAGCGCGGTTCCCGGGCCCGCGACGGCCGCACCGACGCCGGCCAGGGCGGTGGCGGCCACGACGGTTCTGCGGCTGGGCCCGCGGTCTTGTGCGTCCACGCTCGTTCCTCCTCGTGACGGGTGCTGCGTGCACGTCAATCTGCGCCGGGAGGGAGGAACGCGCCCATGGACAAAGCAGGGGCAGGTGTTGGACTAAAGCGTCCGGCACCTGCCCCTGCTTCACGGGACTTCAGTGGCCGGCCGGGCCCGTGGCGGACCCGGCCGGACCTGCTCGGTTGCTACAGCGTGGCGGCCGCGGACTTGATGGCGGCAGCGAAGGTGGACACCTCGGTGTAGACACCCGGGTAGTTGGGCCGTGCGCAGCCCTCGCCCCAGCTCACGATGCCGACCTGGATCCAGGCGTTGTTGTTGTCCTTGCGGAACATCGGGCCACCGGAGTCGCCCTGGCAGGTGTCGACGCCGCCCTGCGGGAGTCCGGCGCAGATCTCCTCACCGGCGACGAGGCTCGGGTAGGACTGCTTGCAGGAGGCGTCCGAGACGAACGGCACCTGCGCCTTGAGCAGGTAGCGCTGCTGGGCGCCGCCCTCACGGGCCGCACCCCAGCCGGCGACCGTGAAGGTGCCGTTGTTGTACGCCGTCGTGTCGGCGATCTTCAGTGTGGGGAGATTGATCGGCTTGGCCAGCTTGATCAGCGCCCAGTCCTTGCCCGTGCCGTTGTAGCCGGGGGCCTGGAGGACCTTGGTGGACTTGACCTTGATGGCGCTGGCGCTCTGCAGATCCACGACGCCGGCGGTGGCGGTGATGCTGGTGTTGTTGCCGGAGCCGGAGACACAGTGCGCGGCCGTGAGGACGATCTGCTGGGTGTACAGAGCGCCGCCACAGCCCATGGAGAGCCGGACCATGAAGGGGAATTCGCCCTGGGCGGCGCGGGTACCGCCGACGACGGGCGGCTGCGCGGCCGAGGCCGAGGAGGGCTGAAGGCTGACAGCGGCCAGCACGACAGCGCCGGCGGCGGCGCATCTCTTGACCATGCGGAGAAGCTGCTTCAACGGACTGCCTTTCGTGGGGGGTTCAGACTTACGCCGGCACCGGATCCAGGCAGCCGCGGCACGCAACTGACATGGGCCCGACAAGACGTGATCCGGATTATGGGGAGTGTGTCAGGTGCGCCACAAGGAGCAGTTTTCAGCCACGCCACCAGCGCGGATTCACCGCCCGTTCCCCGTAGAGTTGATCCCGGCCGACCATCGTGCATGGGGGGTACGGGACGTGGTGGCGAAGGACAGCGAGGTCGTACACGGCTATCCGCACCTGGACACCGTGCGGGCGGCGATCACCGCCCTGCACCGACGGCTCTCGTCCGAGGGCGTGCTCTCCTACGCCCCGAGCGTCCTGCCGGCCGACGTGGCCTTCGCCGATCAGGACGACCTCCATCTGGGCGCCCAGCGTGTCGCCCGGGCCCTGGTGCATCACTTCCGGCTGCCGGACGCGCGGATGATCGTCAGCTTCCGCGAGATGACCCACGCCGCGAGCGTCGAACTGACGGCCGGACCCGAATACTTCATCGAGCTCAACGACCGGTTCCGTACGCACCGCCGGGACATCGGCGCGGCCCTCGCCCACGAGATCATGCATGTCCTGCTCCACCGGCTCGGTCTCTCCTTCCCCGGCACTCGTGACAACGAGATCCTCACCGACACCGCCACCACCTATCTCGGTGCGGGCTGGCTGCTGCTCGACGCGTTCCGCGAGGACAGCGTTTCCAGTCAGAAACTCGGGTACCTCACACCCGAGGAGTTCGGCTATGTCCTCGCCAAGCGGTCACTCGTCTTCGACGAGGACCCCTCACCGTGGTTCACCAGCCCGCAGGGCTATACGGCATATACCAAGGGGAAGGCGCAGGCGCTGCGCGACGCGCAGCAGCCGCCGCTGACCACCGCCGGATGGACGGGCCGCCACCGCTATGCCAAGGACCGGCGGTATGCGCGTGAGCACGCCGGAGCGACCCCGCACCCGGAGTCCGGCG is a genomic window containing:
- a CDS encoding S1 family peptidase, encoding MVKRCAAAGAVVLAAVSLQPSSASAAQPPVVGGTRAAQGEFPFMVRLSMGCGGALYTQQIVLTAAHCVSGSGNNTSITATAGVVDLQSASAIKVKSTKVLQAPGYNGTGKDWALIKLAKPINLPTLKIADTTAYNNGTFTVAGWGAAREGGAQQRYLLKAQVPFVSDASCKQSYPSLVAGEEICAGLPQGGVDTCQGDSGGPMFRKDNNNAWIQVGIVSWGEGCARPNYPGVYTEVSTFAAAIKSAAATL
- a CDS encoding endo-alpha-N-acetylgalactosaminidase family protein, yielding MDAQDRGPSRRTVVAATALAGVGAAVAGPGTALAAADGSAAPETVLRSRDLDVLVDRGFPRIVSYTDRGTGAKLYGQQRSVTSVLIDSVARTPQVTAQVRRDRIAYTLAFGPTGGDRSTEKRAVTEIDVEIRVDGRTVDWRVTRIADTEALRVGTLEIPGLALLAVRSDQPGATLYAARIALDKAGSGDTLVTLTPQTPAEASPTGCAYAVVAHDRLGGAVETNTVYDNPAATPGATWDNGRLWRQTTVTDGLVTAHLVPGQWTHRAATAPLDAVEPLPYATVVITGDRNGDGVVDWQDAAIAFRDIMIDPLGADEQHLRVVPHIPFNFASQATNPFLATLDHVKRISLATDGLRQYTLLKGYQSEGHDSAHPDYAGNHNRRAGGLADLNTLVRQGRKWNSDFGVHVNATESYPVANAFSETLVDKTNEQWDWLDQSYRIDQRRDLVSGDIVRRFADLRAETDPALTTLYIDVFRESGWTSDRLQRALREQGWLVTTEWGHGLERSALWSHWATETDYGPDTSRGVNSRLIRFIRNHQKDVFADKWPTLLGIPRTGNFEGWVGKTDWNVFYELIWTESLPAKYLQAHPIKRWTDHEITFFGPSTVSDEGGTRRIVTDGRVVYDGGAYLLPWEPRRATDPAKLYHYNPQGGTTSWRLPRGWSGAARVQLYRLTDQGRVHAAELPVRSGRITLDAEAGQPYVVHRTRVRAGGDPGWGEATPVHDPGFHAGTLDGWTVEGPASVVLSPLGDHELVIGAGAAACAGQRLARLAPGTYAASVQVEVGERAGERRRASLEVRTADGVTAANWTDISTAGNHVAADRKHGTRFQRMFTHFTVPQGGGPVILTLRAEAGAPRVRFDNVRVVAARRTAKPDTVAYEDFQEVPQGWGVFVKGDAGGATDPRTHIAQRHAPFTQRGWNGKAIDDVVDGTESLKSRGENGGLVYRTVQHTVRFRPGTRYRVSFRYENEKAGQYAWVTGADDRELTRVPLPVATDPVSFAYEFTAPDDAGETWVGLRKVGDDGTAEFVLDTFEVREAGPGAP